The following are from one region of the Cytobacillus firmus genome:
- a CDS encoding 3'-5' exonuclease gives MAELKQLVFFDFEMLCSKSGMLFEDMEAIRLGAVKVDVESGKVTGFDRFIRPQQNSPLSTFCKELTGISDSDLEKADDFPQVFKDFLFWVGGVKKAKFFSWSSSDILRLKADALRHNLPEATIEKITKRYVDFQAVFTKRASRTAASVENALSFYELSFIGKPHHPMYDAYNTLRIYQSFEEHLVKTDLIMVQQFIFQEAELPSVERLSQEIKYVFQKDLVEFYSNLNDAFRMKDAWKLIKKTKKLVEKYENILLSRSGIFDEELISGVEELITFYLELQSAYKEHCSYTSKIMILHEQMVQPLQKICV, from the coding sequence ATGGCTGAACTAAAGCAGCTGGTTTTCTTTGATTTTGAAATGCTATGCAGCAAAAGTGGCATGCTGTTTGAAGATATGGAGGCCATTCGTCTTGGTGCGGTAAAAGTGGATGTTGAATCAGGCAAGGTCACTGGGTTTGACAGGTTCATCCGTCCGCAGCAGAATTCACCATTAAGTACTTTCTGCAAAGAATTAACCGGGATATCTGACTCTGATTTAGAGAAAGCCGATGACTTCCCTCAGGTGTTTAAGGACTTTCTCTTTTGGGTCGGCGGAGTTAAAAAAGCCAAATTCTTCTCCTGGTCGTCCAGTGATATCCTAAGATTGAAAGCTGATGCTTTGAGGCATAATCTTCCCGAAGCTACTATTGAAAAAATCACTAAAAGATATGTTGATTTTCAGGCTGTTTTCACAAAAAGAGCTTCCCGTACGGCAGCATCTGTTGAAAATGCTTTGTCCTTCTATGAACTTTCTTTTATCGGCAAACCCCATCATCCCATGTATGACGCTTATAATACACTTCGGATTTATCAGTCTTTTGAAGAGCATTTGGTAAAGACCGATTTAATTATGGTACAGCAATTTATCTTTCAGGAAGCTGAACTCCCTTCTGTTGAAAGGCTCAGTCAGGAAATAAAGTATGTATTCCAAAAAGACCTGGTGGAATTCTACTCCAATTTGAATGATGCCTTTCGTATGAAAGATGCCTGGAAATTAATTAAAAAAACAAAAAAGCTTGTTGAGAAATATGAAAATATCCTATTAAGCCGTTCAGGCATTTTTGATGAAGAATTGATTTCTGGTGTTGAAGAGTTAATCACGTTTTATCTGGAACTTCAATCAGCTTATAAAGAGCATTGTTCTTATACATCTAAAATTATGATTCTGCATGAGCAAATGGTTCAACCGCTGCAGAAAATATGCGTATAA